A genomic segment from Nicotiana tabacum cultivar K326 chromosome 7, ASM71507v2, whole genome shotgun sequence encodes:
- the LOC107817553 gene encoding GDSL esterase/lipase At1g09390-like yields the protein MAWALFLQQASAYVIVISVLSSCFLNPVLAQCKNAPVIFNFGDSNSDTGGLVAGLGYPINLPNGRTFFRRSTGRLSDGRLILDFLCQSVNTRFLSPYLDSVGSTFLNGANFAIAGSRLLPKYEPFALNIQVMQFLHFKDRSIELVSAGSGNLVGDEGFRNALFMIDIGQNDLADSFARNMSYTEVVKMIPSFVTEIRNAIQVIYSQGGRKFWVHNTGPLGCLPQKLTLVQKVSSDLDPHGCLASYNSAAKLFNEGLRHVCQELGSEMKDATIVYVDIYAIKYDLIANSSNYGFSNPLMACCGYGGPPYNYRKGVTCGHPGYQVCSEGSEFISWDGVHYTEAANRVIASKILSTEYSTPRIGFDFFCH from the exons ATGGCTTGGGCCTTATTCTTACAACAAGCTTCAGCTTATGTTATCGTCATTTCTGTACTTTCCTCTTGTTTTCTAAACCCGGTTCTAGCTCAGTGTAAAAATGCGCCAGTTATTTTCAATTTtggtgattctaactcggatacGGGTGGACTCGTGGCCGGACTCGGGTACCCGATTAACCTCCCAAATGGTCGAACTTTCTTCCGCAGATCAACTGGTCGTCTCTCTGATGGTCGCCTCATTCTTGATTTTCTCT GTCAAAGTGTTAATACAAGGTTCCTGAGCCCATACCTAGACTCTGTGGGTTCCACTTTCTTGAATGGAGCAAATTTTGCTATAGCAGGATCTCGTTTACTGCCTAAGTATGAACCGTTTGCATTAAATATTCAAGTCATGCAGTTTCTTCATTTCAAGGATCGCTCAATTGAACTTGTTAGTGCTG GTTCTGGAAATTTGGTTGGTGATGAAGGATTCCGCAATGCTCTTTTTATGATAGATATTGGACAAAATGACCTTGCCGATTCATTTGCTAGGAACATGTCTTACACAGAAGTAGTCAAGATGATCCCTTCCTTTGTTACAGAGATCAGGAATGCAATTCAG GTCATATATTCTCAAGGAGGGCGGAAATTTTGGGTCCACAACACTGGGCCACTAGGATGCCTACCTCAAAAACTTACCCTGGTTCAGAAAGTTTCCTCTGATCTTGATCCACATGGCTGTCTTGCAAGTTACAACTCTGCAGCAAAACTGTTCAATGAAGGGCTGCGACATGTGTGCCAAGAGTTGGGATCTGAAATGAAGGATGCTACTATTGTATATGTAGACATATATGCTATCAAATATGATCTTATAGCCAACTCCAGCAACTATG GCTTCTCAAATCCGTTAATGGCATGTTGTGGCTACGGAGGACCTCCATACAACTACCGTAAAGGAGTGACATGTGGTCACCCCGGTTATCAGGTTTGCAGTGAAGGGTCTGAGTTCATAAGTTGGGATGGAGTTCATTATACTGAGGCAGCTAACAGAGTTATAGCCTCTAAGATACTGTCCACAGAGTATTCCACTCCGCGAATCGGCTTTGATTTCTTCTGCCATTGA
- the LOC107817554 gene encoding WAT1-related protein At1g09380-like, with protein MGNEVLPFLIMVMVQVGYAGMNIVGTLVMDAGMDPFVHIAYRQIIGTISLAPFAYFFEWKTKPQLTSSILFWIFLCSFSGLTVSQIAYFVGLKNSTPTIACALSNLIPAATFLLAIPFGLEKVGFRSKAGQAKACGTIICVGGAMLLSLYHGPIVIGQSGIHWKFAENTEEKNSTGHVNLILGPLLLIVSTIFYSLWIIFQARVSEKYAAPYTSTMLMCLMASFQCVIIGVFVVRDKAAWSLDRMRTIAVLYNGIVCTALGYCLTSWCIQRKGPLYVSVFYPLMLIITAVLSWTLLREKLYLGTIVGSFLTVVGFYGALWGKDKEKSKLETESLEIKTDKLKQQSKV; from the exons ATGGGTAACGAAGTTTTACCTTTTTTGATAATGGTAATGGTGCAAGTTGGCTATGCAGGAATGAACATTGTTGGAACACTTGTCATGGATGCTGGAATGGACCCTTTCGTCCACATTGCTTATCGCCAAATAATTGGAACTATTTCCCTTGCTCCCTTTGCTTACTTCTTCGAGTG GAAAACTAAGCCGCAGTTGACATCATCTATTCTATTCTGGATTTTCTTATGTTCTTTTTCCGG GTTAACCGTGAGTCAGATTGCATACTTCGTTGGGTTAAAGAATTCCACTCCTACAATCGCCTGTGCATTATCAAACTTAATTCCAGCAGCCACTTTTCTCCTGGCTATCCCTTTTGG GTTGGAGAAAGTTGGGTTTAGAAGTAAGGCAGGGCAAGCCAAAGCGTGTGGTACAATAATATGTGTTGGTGGTGCCATGTTATTGTCTTTGTATCATGGACCTATTGTAATTGGTCAATCTGGCATCCATTGGAAATTTGCAGAAAATACTGAGGAAAAGAATTCTACTGGCCATGTCAACTTAATCTTGGGACCTTTATTGCTTATTGTTAGCACTATTTTTTATTCATTGTGGATTATTTTTCAA gcAAGAGTGAGCGAGAAATATGCAGCTCCATACACAAGTACAATGTTGATGTGCTTAATGGCAAGTTTTCAATGTGTGATAATTGGGGTTTTTGTGGTTCGTGACAAAGCTGCTTGGTCTTTAGACCGTATGAGAACTATTGCCGTTCTTTACAAT GGAATTGTATGTACTGCGTTAGGATATTGTCTAACTTCATGGTGTATACAAAGAAAAGGTCCTCTCTATGTCTCAGTTTTCTACCCTTTAATGCTAATCATAACGGCCGTTCTTAGTTGGACTTTGCTTCGTGAGAAACTATATCTTGGAAC AATTGTAGGATCGTTCTTGACAGTAGTGGGATTCTATGGTGCCCTATGGGGAAAGGATAAGGAGAAATCGAAGTTGGAGACAGAAAGTCTTGAGATAAAAACAGATAAATTAAAGCAGCAGAGCAAAGTTTGA